A genomic stretch from Flavobacterium sp. KS-LB2 includes:
- the mrdA gene encoding penicillin-binding protein 2 — protein sequence MRKVLLPSLIILATSLLVMRIFYLQIVDDTLKLKSENNAIKKKYEYPERGYIYDRKGKLLVANQASYDIMVIPREVKNTDTLEFCQLLNITKEDFIKKIQKATIYSPRLPSVFLAQLNKSEFAAFQEKIRKYEGFYFQKRSLRDYEVNFGANVFGFITQVNEKLVAKNPYYNSGDLIGRQGVEESYEDLLRGIKGVKYIQKDKYNREIGSYKDGKYDTIAVQGEDINLTIDAEIQKYGEELMINKRGGIVAIEPSSGEILALVTAPSYDPGILVGRQRSKNYTELYRDSIAKPLYDRGLLAEYPPGSPFKILTGLVALQEGVIDENSTVFCNRGFSYARGRFMGCHCHGGALQLHRGIFESCNSYFATAYMKTINKYAKPAQAVDIWSNHVKSFGLGQFMGYDLPTGKRGKVPDSKTYKRIYPNGGWRSTTIVSNSIGQGEVLMTPIQLANMMATVANKGHYYTPHIIKKIEGHKIDEKFTTKHVTTIDKKYFEPIISGLFDVYNLGTARSLRVEGIDICGKTGTAENFAKIGGVRVKLEDHSIFVAFAPKDNPKIAIAVMVENGGYGATIAGPIASLMIEKYLRQKITRIDLEKRILATSLQSRYAKLGGLSDAVKLQLRISDSLLKKKTTVPAVKAKTDTTKTNKQTT from the coding sequence ATGAGAAAAGTCTTGTTGCCTTCTTTAATCATTCTAGCTACTTCTTTGCTTGTAATGCGTATCTTTTATTTGCAAATTGTTGACGATACTTTAAAACTAAAGTCGGAAAACAATGCCATCAAGAAAAAGTACGAATATCCAGAAAGAGGATATATCTATGATAGAAAAGGAAAGTTATTAGTTGCCAACCAAGCATCTTATGACATCATGGTTATTCCAAGAGAAGTAAAAAATACGGATACTTTGGAGTTTTGCCAATTATTGAATATTACTAAAGAAGATTTCATTAAAAAAATTCAAAAGGCAACCATATACAGTCCCCGCTTGCCATCCGTTTTCTTGGCACAATTAAACAAAAGTGAATTTGCTGCTTTTCAAGAAAAAATAAGAAAATACGAAGGCTTTTATTTTCAAAAACGTTCCTTACGTGACTATGAAGTCAATTTTGGAGCCAATGTTTTTGGTTTCATTACTCAGGTAAATGAAAAATTAGTTGCCAAAAACCCATATTATAATAGTGGAGATTTAATTGGTCGACAAGGTGTAGAAGAAAGCTATGAGGACCTTTTACGAGGAATAAAAGGCGTAAAATATATTCAAAAAGACAAATACAATAGAGAAATTGGTTCTTACAAAGATGGAAAATATGACACTATTGCTGTTCAAGGAGAAGACATAAACCTTACTATTGATGCTGAAATTCAAAAATACGGAGAAGAATTAATGATCAACAAACGAGGTGGAATTGTCGCAATCGAACCAAGTAGTGGAGAAATATTGGCACTTGTAACTGCTCCATCTTATGATCCGGGCATATTGGTAGGAAGACAACGCTCTAAAAATTATACCGAACTGTATCGCGATTCAATAGCGAAACCACTTTATGATAGAGGTTTGCTAGCTGAGTATCCTCCAGGATCTCCATTCAAAATTTTAACTGGACTTGTAGCACTGCAAGAAGGTGTTATTGATGAGAATAGTACTGTTTTTTGCAACAGAGGTTTTAGTTATGCTCGAGGCCGTTTTATGGGATGTCATTGCCATGGAGGTGCACTTCAATTGCATAGAGGTATTTTTGAGTCTTGCAATTCTTATTTTGCTACAGCCTACATGAAAACGATAAACAAGTATGCAAAACCTGCACAAGCGGTTGATATTTGGAGTAATCACGTAAAAAGTTTTGGTTTAGGACAATTCATGGGTTATGATTTACCAACTGGTAAAAGAGGGAAAGTCCCTGATTCAAAAACATACAAACGTATTTACCCTAACGGAGGTTGGAGAAGCACTACTATTGTTTCAAATTCTATTGGACAAGGCGAAGTACTTATGACGCCAATTCAACTGGCTAATATGATGGCTACAGTAGCTAACAAAGGGCATTATTACACGCCTCATATCATCAAAAAAATTGAAGGGCATAAAATTGACGAAAAATTTACGACTAAACATGTAACCACAATTGATAAAAAATATTTCGAACCAATTATCAGTGGCTTATTTGATGTATATAACTTAGGAACAGCTAGATCATTACGCGTTGAAGGAATTGACATTTGTGGAAAAACTGGTACTGCAGAAAATTTTGCAAAAATCGGAGGAGTCAGAGTAAAATTAGAAGACCATTCTATATTTGTAGCTTTTGCACCAAAAGACAATCCAAAAATTGCCATTGCAGTTATGGTTGAAAATGGTGGATACGGAGCAACAATTGCAGGACCTATTGCCAGCTTAATGATTGAAAAATACCTTAGACAAAAAATTACCCGAATTGATCTTGAAAAGAGAATTCTAGCCACTAGTTTACAAAGTCGTTATGCTAAATTAGGAGGGCTTTCTGATGCAGTAAAACTACAATTGAGGATTAGTGATTCTCTTCTAAAAAAGAAAACAACAGTTCCAGCTGTTAAAGCAAAAACAGACACTACTAAAACGAATAAACAAACTACTTAA
- the rodA gene encoding rod shape-determining protein RodA, with translation MKNQSITNNIDWISIIIYAVLVILGWLNIYSSSLSSMEGTHEKQLIFIILTIPLIFVVLSVDGKFYEKYASIIFGISLLTLAGLFLFGKTIAGQRCWYAIGSFTIQPSEFAKAATALALAKYLSDTQINLKEVNRQVQALAIILLPVILILPQPDPGSALIYSIFIIVLYREGLPSWYVWTGFITILLFVLTLILEPQYVILIALITLLLVHFKSRLADRNIVLSSILFVVISGFVLSVNYVFENVFKQHHRDRFNILLGKTVDLKGIGYNTNQSEIAIGSGGWFGKGFLEGTQTKGGFVPEQHTDYIFTTVGEEWGFVGSLVVIALFAGLLLRIIYLAERQKTKFSRVYGYCVAGVLFTHFFVNIAMVVGIFPTIGVPLPFFSYGGSGLWGFTILLFIFIKMDANKVNEW, from the coding sequence ATGAAAAACCAAAGTATAACGAATAACATCGACTGGATAAGCATCATAATATATGCTGTATTAGTTATTTTGGGTTGGCTAAATATCTATTCGTCTTCGCTTTCATCAATGGAAGGCACTCATGAAAAACAGCTTATATTCATCATATTGACTATTCCCTTAATTTTTGTTGTCCTTTCTGTTGACGGTAAGTTTTATGAAAAATATGCCAGTATTATTTTTGGAATATCCCTACTTACATTAGCAGGGCTGTTTTTATTTGGTAAAACTATAGCAGGTCAACGGTGTTGGTATGCAATAGGTAGTTTTACAATACAGCCTTCTGAATTTGCAAAAGCGGCAACAGCTTTAGCCTTAGCAAAATATTTAAGTGACACTCAAATCAATTTAAAAGAAGTAAATAGGCAAGTACAAGCCCTTGCCATAATTCTTTTGCCTGTGATTCTAATACTTCCTCAACCTGACCCAGGAAGCGCTTTAATATACAGCATATTTATCATCGTTTTATACCGTGAAGGCTTACCCTCATGGTATGTTTGGACAGGTTTTATCACCATTCTTTTATTCGTATTAACGCTTATATTAGAGCCACAATATGTAATTCTCATAGCACTAATCACATTATTATTAGTTCATTTCAAATCAAGATTAGCTGATAGGAATATTGTTTTGAGTAGTATCCTTTTTGTAGTGATTTCTGGGTTTGTTTTATCAGTAAACTATGTTTTCGAAAATGTATTCAAACAGCACCATAGGGATCGTTTTAATATCCTATTAGGTAAAACCGTAGATCTAAAAGGAATTGGTTATAATACAAATCAATCCGAAATAGCCATTGGTTCTGGTGGTTGGTTTGGAAAAGGGTTTTTAGAAGGTACACAAACAAAAGGTGGATTCGTTCCTGAGCAACATACGGATTACATATTCACAACAGTGGGCGAAGAATGGGGATTTGTTGGTTCCTTAGTAGTTATTGCTCTTTTTGCAGGCTTATTACTCCGAATAATATATCTGGCCGAAAGACAAAAAACAAAATTCAGTAGAGTATATGGCTATTGTGTAGCTGGAGTTTTATTCACTCACTTTTTTGTGAATATTGCTATGGTAGTTGGTATTTTCCCTACAATAGGTGTCCCGCTTCCTTTCTTTTCCTATGGAGGATCTGGGCTTTGGGGATTCACAATATTATTATTCATATTTATAAAAATGGATGCCAATAAAGTAAATGAGTGGTAA
- a CDS encoding DNA/RNA non-specific endonuclease: MKNTKLVALLLVVLNGFLFSFCKKDVGRGNSKLYNEDKNYHLNKYKNPVDSFDNRSLSMGEDFDFLPSSSGGQVVKHQYYTLSYNEVHEQAEWVAYELKKSYVKNNDFKRPFFIADAKVTTGSADWRNYKNTNYDKGHLCPAGDMEFALDAYNDTFFTSNISPQVRNFNNGVWNRLEQKVRYWAVKYDGVYVVTGGVLESSLLTIGKEKVSVPKVFYKILVANSGDNLRMIGFLVPNLESNAPLYSFVVSVDYIEKMTGIDFFPQLNDKIENQLEKNNDYKNWSFN, translated from the coding sequence ATGAAAAATACAAAACTAGTCGCTTTACTATTGGTTGTGCTTAATGGATTCCTTTTTTCTTTTTGTAAAAAAGATGTTGGAAGAGGTAATTCAAAGCTTTACAACGAAGACAAGAATTATCATTTAAATAAGTATAAAAATCCAGTTGATAGTTTTGATAATAGAAGCCTATCAATGGGCGAGGACTTTGATTTCTTGCCGTCTTCCTCTGGAGGACAAGTTGTTAAGCATCAGTATTATACTTTGTCGTATAATGAAGTTCATGAACAGGCAGAATGGGTTGCTTATGAACTTAAGAAAAGTTATGTAAAGAATAATGATTTTAAACGTCCTTTTTTTATTGCGGATGCTAAAGTAACCACAGGATCGGCTGATTGGCGAAATTATAAAAATACAAATTATGACAAAGGACATCTTTGCCCAGCAGGCGATATGGAGTTTGCTTTGGATGCCTATAACGACACTTTTTTTACCTCTAATATTTCTCCACAAGTTCGTAATTTTAATAATGGGGTATGGAATAGATTAGAACAGAAAGTACGTTATTGGGCTGTAAAATATGATGGGGTTTATGTAGTTACAGGTGGTGTTTTGGAATCTTCATTGTTGACAATAGGGAAAGAAAAAGTTTCAGTTCCTAAGGTTTTTTATAAAATATTAGTAGCTAATTCTGGAGATAATCTCAGAATGATAGGTTTTCTAGTTCCAAATTTAGAAAGTAATGCGCCATTATATAGCTTTGTAGTTTCGGTTGATTATATCGAAAAAATGACAGGAATTGACTTCTTTCCACAATTGAATGATAAGATTGAAAATCAATTAGAAAAAAACAATGATTATAAAAATTGGAGTTTTAATTAG
- a CDS encoding carboxy terminal-processing peptidase, with amino-acid sequence MNTIINFMKRNYKILLVVVCLSVTLFAFKMNATKSADPEKDKLLLELLTYVIEKGHYSPATIDDTFSKGIYKGYIEALDPSKRFFLQSDIDEFSKFELQLDDQLLNKDLSFFNLTYERLIKRMEESKKIYKDVLSTPFDYSVDESFNIDYEKAPYSKSATELRDKWRKQIKLSTLSSLVDKQKLEQDKKKNDATYEVKSFETLEKETRESSGKSLDEYFGFIKDLDRNDWFSVYINSITARFDPHTNYLAADDKARFDQDISGKLEGIGARLQKKNDLTEISELISGGPAWRGKELESGDLIMKVAQGNSEAVDVVGMRLDDVVKKIKGPKGSEVRLTVKKVDGTIKIISIIRDIVEIEETYAKSSIVNKNGLKYGVIYLPKFYIDFENKDGRDAGKDIAIEVDRLKKSGVNGIILDVRDDGGGSLSTVVDIAGLFIEQGPIVQIKSAGRQKEVLYDRDKKIEWDGPLVIMVNSFSASASEILAAAIQDYKRGIIIGSKQTYGKGTVQNVYDLNTLVRNSAVGDLGAIKTTTQKFYRINGGSTQLEGVRSDIVMPDRYAYLKMGERDIDNAMPWDKIDQADYTVWNNNANFNQAIANSKNRINKNPQFQLIEENAKWIDSRSEENVYSLNIDKFKIAQADIEEKAKKYKPIVNYKNTLTFTSLPYETEAMSKDASLKEKREIWHESLSKDIYVEEAINVLDDLQPKSISKKNIPAKIKKDKLVKS; translated from the coding sequence ATGAATACTATTATTAACTTTATGAAAAGAAATTATAAAATACTTCTTGTTGTAGTATGCCTTTCTGTGACATTGTTTGCATTCAAAATGAACGCGACTAAATCAGCAGATCCCGAAAAAGATAAATTACTTTTAGAGTTGTTGACTTATGTTATAGAGAAAGGACATTACAGTCCCGCCACAATTGATGATACATTCTCTAAAGGAATATATAAAGGTTATATAGAAGCATTAGATCCGTCCAAACGATTCTTTTTGCAGTCCGATATTGATGAATTTTCTAAATTTGAACTGCAATTAGACGATCAGTTGTTGAATAAAGATTTGAGTTTTTTCAATCTTACTTACGAGCGTTTAATAAAGCGTATGGAAGAAAGTAAAAAGATTTACAAAGATGTTTTGAGTACTCCGTTTGACTATTCCGTTGATGAAAGTTTCAATATTGATTATGAAAAAGCACCTTATTCTAAAAGTGCTACTGAACTTAGAGACAAATGGCGCAAGCAAATCAAATTATCTACTCTTTCATCTCTTGTTGACAAGCAAAAATTAGAACAAGATAAGAAGAAAAATGATGCTACCTACGAGGTTAAATCTTTTGAGACTTTAGAAAAAGAAACAAGGGAAAGTTCAGGTAAATCATTAGACGAATATTTTGGGTTTATTAAAGACCTAGATAGAAACGATTGGTTTTCAGTTTATATTAATTCTATAACAGCACGTTTTGACCCACATACAAATTATTTGGCAGCAGACGATAAAGCTCGTTTTGATCAAGATATTAGCGGTAAATTAGAAGGAATTGGTGCTCGTTTACAAAAGAAAAATGATCTTACTGAAATTTCAGAACTTATTTCTGGTGGTCCAGCTTGGAGAGGAAAAGAACTTGAATCAGGAGATTTGATTATGAAAGTGGCTCAAGGAAATAGTGAGGCTGTTGATGTTGTTGGGATGCGTTTAGACGACGTTGTTAAAAAAATTAAAGGTCCTAAAGGCTCGGAAGTTCGTCTTACTGTAAAAAAAGTGGATGGAACCATTAAGATTATTTCTATTATTAGAGATATTGTTGAAATAGAAGAGACGTATGCCAAGTCTAGTATTGTAAATAAAAATGGATTAAAATACGGAGTAATTTATTTGCCAAAATTCTACATTGATTTTGAAAATAAAGATGGAAGAGATGCTGGAAAAGATATTGCCATAGAAGTAGATCGATTGAAAAAATCAGGTGTAAACGGAATTATTCTTGATGTACGTGATGACGGTGGTGGGTCTTTATCAACTGTTGTTGATATAGCTGGATTGTTTATTGAGCAAGGTCCAATTGTTCAAATTAAATCAGCTGGAAGACAAAAAGAGGTTCTTTATGACCGAGATAAAAAAATTGAATGGGATGGTCCTTTAGTAATTATGGTGAATAGTTTTTCAGCTTCGGCTTCAGAAATTCTTGCTGCAGCTATCCAAGATTATAAAAGAGGAATCATCATTGGAAGCAAGCAAACCTATGGTAAAGGAACAGTACAAAATGTTTATGATTTAAATACTCTGGTACGCAATAGCGCAGTGGGTGATTTAGGCGCAATCAAAACAACAACTCAAAAATTCTATAGAATTAATGGTGGATCTACTCAATTAGAAGGAGTACGCAGTGATATCGTAATGCCGGATAGATATGCTTATTTAAAAATGGGTGAACGCGATATTGATAACGCAATGCCTTGGGATAAAATTGATCAGGCAGATTATACGGTTTGGAATAATAATGCAAATTTTAATCAAGCAATTGCCAATAGTAAAAATAGAATTAATAAAAATCCACAGTTTCAATTAATTGAAGAAAATGCAAAATGGATTGATAGTAGAAGTGAAGAAAACGTCTACAGTTTAAATATTGACAAGTTTAAAATTGCTCAAGCAGATATAGAAGAGAAAGCAAAAAAGTACAAGCCAATTGTAAATTACAAAAACACATTGACCTTTACTTCGTTGCCTTATGAAACAGAAGCTATGAGTAAAGATGCTTCTTTGAAAGAAAAAAGAGAAATATGGCATGAATCTTTATCTAAAGATATTTATGTTGAAGAAGCAATCAATGTTTTGGATGATTTGCAACCCAAATCAATTTCAAAAAAGAATATTCCAGCTAAAATAAAAAAAGATAAATTGGTAAAATCTTAA
- the surE gene encoding 5'/3'-nucleotidase SurE has protein sequence MKNSKPLILITNDDGISAPGLKALIAVMAEIGEIVVVAPDNPQSAMGHAITINSTLYLNKISKENDPFLEYSCSGTPVDCVKLAVNEILKRKPDLCVSGVNHGSNSSINVIYSGTMSAAVEAGIEGIPAIGFSLLDYDWNADFETIKSFIRKIALEVLENGLPEGVVLNVNFPKLEEKDIKGIRICRQAKALWVEKFDKRKTPQGRDYYWLAGEFVNQDKGEDTDEWALQNGYISVVPVQFDLTAHHTIQQLNTWKWNE, from the coding sequence ATGAAAAATAGCAAACCTTTAATTTTAATAACAAATGATGACGGTATTTCAGCTCCAGGACTTAAAGCTTTAATTGCTGTTATGGCAGAAATAGGTGAAATAGTTGTCGTAGCTCCTGACAATCCTCAAAGTGCCATGGGCCACGCCATTACCATAAATAGCACCTTATATTTGAATAAAATTTCTAAAGAAAACGACCCTTTTTTAGAATATAGTTGTTCTGGAACACCCGTAGATTGTGTCAAACTTGCGGTTAATGAAATTCTGAAACGAAAACCAGATTTATGTGTTTCCGGTGTAAACCATGGATCAAATTCTTCTATCAATGTGATTTACTCTGGGACTATGAGTGCGGCAGTCGAAGCAGGCATCGAAGGTATTCCAGCTATTGGTTTCTCTTTGTTGGATTATGATTGGAATGCCGATTTTGAAACTATAAAATCTTTTATTCGAAAAATAGCATTAGAAGTTTTAGAAAACGGACTTCCAGAAGGAGTTGTTCTAAATGTAAATTTTCCAAAATTAGAAGAAAAAGATATTAAAGGAATCCGAATTTGTCGTCAAGCGAAAGCACTTTGGGTAGAGAAATTTGACAAACGAAAAACACCACAAGGAAGAGACTATTATTGGCTGGCTGGAGAATTTGTAAACCAAGACAAAGGCGAAGATACCGATGAATGGGCATTACAGAACGGATACATATCCGTGGTCCCTGTTCAGTTTGACCTAACGGCACATCACACAATACAACAACTTAACACTTGGAAATGGAATGAATAA
- the lpxB gene encoding lipid-A-disaccharide synthase, producing the protein MKYYIIAGEASGDLHGSNLMKELYQKDPNADIRFWGGDLMKNVGGTLVKHYRELAFMGFIEVIFNLKTILNNIKICKKDILEFQPDVLIFIDYPGFNLRIAKWAKALGMRTHYYISPQIWAWKESRITDIKHDIDKMYVILPFEKQFYEDKHHFPVEFVGHPLIDAIHNQPAIDPILFRKENQLDEKPIIAILPGSRKQEITKMLSVMLSVVNDFPDYQFVIAGAPSQEFSFYKNFISHENIKFISNKTYDLLRNSTAALVTSGTATLETALFKVPEVVCYKGSWASYQIAKRIITLKYISLVNLIMDEEVVTELIQEECTTKRISEELKKILESNHRNTLLEKYALLEDKLGGIGASEKTAKFIVSDLQ; encoded by the coding sequence ATGAAATATTATATTATAGCAGGTGAAGCTTCTGGGGATTTACACGGTTCAAACTTGATGAAAGAGCTGTATCAAAAAGATCCAAATGCTGACATCCGTTTTTGGGGTGGCGATTTGATGAAAAATGTTGGCGGTACTTTAGTGAAACACTATCGGGAATTAGCGTTTATGGGTTTCATCGAAGTGATTTTTAACTTAAAAACTATTTTGAATAACATCAAAATATGCAAAAAAGACATTCTTGAGTTTCAACCCGACGTTCTTATTTTCATAGATTATCCAGGTTTCAATTTGCGCATAGCAAAATGGGCCAAAGCATTAGGCATGAGAACGCATTATTATATTTCACCTCAAATCTGGGCTTGGAAAGAAAGTAGAATTACCGATATCAAGCACGATATTGACAAAATGTATGTGATTTTACCTTTTGAAAAACAATTTTACGAGGATAAACATCATTTTCCAGTTGAATTCGTAGGACATCCTTTAATCGATGCTATACACAATCAACCCGCAATTGATCCAATACTTTTTAGAAAAGAAAATCAATTAGACGAAAAACCAATTATTGCTATTTTGCCAGGGAGCCGAAAACAGGAAATTACCAAAATGCTATCTGTAATGTTGAGTGTTGTCAATGATTTTCCCGACTATCAATTCGTAATTGCCGGCGCTCCAAGTCAGGAATTCTCTTTTTATAAAAATTTCATTTCTCATGAAAACATAAAATTCATTTCCAATAAAACCTATGACTTATTGCGAAATTCAACTGCCGCTTTAGTCACTTCAGGAACTGCAACTCTGGAAACGGCACTTTTTAAAGTTCCGGAAGTGGTATGTTACAAAGGCAGCTGGGCTTCCTACCAAATTGCGAAACGAATCATCACGCTCAAATACATTTCATTGGTAAACTTGATAATGGATGAAGAAGTAGTAACCGAATTAATACAGGAGGAATGTACTACCAAACGCATTAGTGAAGAACTTAAAAAAATTCTAGAATCCAATCATCGTAATACGCTTTTAGAAAAATATGCGTTATTAGAAGACAAATTAGGAGGCATTGGCGCCAGCGAGAAAACCGCTAAATTCATTGTTTCTGATTTACAATAG
- a CDS encoding C40 family peptidase → MKHFAFLLLILIFFTACKSTSPIVTSKKPDTKKEKLTKSDKRKSNRLAEELIDAAAENLGVKYKYAGTTKAGFDCSGLMYTIFSSHNITLPRSSYQQSKIGEVINTEREEAQKGDLIFFKTNKNSQINHVGIVIEVNDDEIKFIHSSTSKGVIISSTKEPYYKKTFAQLNRVL, encoded by the coding sequence TTGAAACATTTCGCATTTCTACTATTGATTCTTATTTTTTTTACGGCTTGTAAATCTACTTCCCCCATAGTTACTTCTAAAAAACCAGACACCAAAAAAGAGAAATTAACGAAATCCGATAAAAGAAAATCAAATCGTTTGGCAGAAGAACTGATTGATGCAGCAGCTGAAAATCTTGGAGTAAAATATAAATATGCAGGCACAACAAAAGCAGGTTTTGATTGTTCAGGCTTGATGTACACCATTTTTAGTTCACATAACATAACCCTTCCTCGTAGCTCTTATCAACAGTCAAAAATAGGTGAGGTTATCAATACAGAACGTGAAGAGGCGCAAAAAGGAGACTTAATATTCTTTAAAACCAACAAAAATTCACAGATAAATCACGTAGGAATCGTCATTGAAGTCAATGATGATGAGATAAAATTCATTCATTCTTCTACTTCAAAAGGAGTAATTATTTCCTCTACAAAAGAACCCTATTATAAAAAAACCTTTGCACAATTAAATCGGGTGCTATAG
- a CDS encoding ComEC/Rec2 family competence protein, with translation MKVLHFPLARITIGFISGILFAYYFHLPLSLLFILLSISITVFGVLYFLFKNKSNKIFYFGLTTYLLSFLIGISTQVIHIDHFQKSNYSHNTTIFEKPHSISIIIREKLKSSPFSDRYIAIIKRVNEKKQTGRIILNIQKDSLHHEFEIGAPLLIKDILSKNRPPTNPNQFDYSKYLDNKQIYAQLYADVDEIKIGTEVEKNIWYYSSKLRTRIIHNLEKNNFNKTELNVAIALIMGQQQDISPEIIRDYQYAGAVHILSVSGLHIGFILVFVTFLLKPIPNTKRGSFIKLLIILASLFSFGIIAGLAPSVVRSVTMFSFVAIGNHLRRSVNIYHTLIVSILLILLFEPSFLFDVGFQLSYLALFFIIWLQPLLSSFWQPKNKISKYIWDILTVSFAAQIGTLPLSVYYFHQFPGLFFVTNIIVIPLLTIIMILGVLVMLLAAFNVIPVFLSQLLEWSIYYLNRIINAIASLEQFIIQDIPLHFYLLISSYLLLFTAIIWLKKPNFNKLVLVLVSIIILQISCLGIQWNTQNEQEWIVFNIKRNTLLAERNGKNITVYANDSILKTAQKNNALKAYRIGNLSSLREKKILQNLFYFNGKKIFILDSSGIFPKNIHPDIIVLTQSPKINFERLLQTIKPKMVVADASNYKTIQKQWKAACIKQKIPFHATSEKGFYKLND, from the coding sequence ATGAAAGTACTCCATTTTCCTTTAGCGAGAATAACAATTGGATTTATTTCAGGAATCCTTTTCGCCTACTACTTTCATCTACCGCTATCATTACTATTTATCTTACTTTCAATATCCATTACTGTTTTTGGAGTGTTGTATTTTTTATTCAAAAACAAAAGTAACAAGATCTTCTATTTTGGTCTGACAACATATCTTCTGTCTTTTCTTATCGGAATTTCGACTCAAGTAATTCACATTGATCATTTTCAGAAAAGCAATTACAGTCATAATACTACTATTTTTGAAAAACCGCATTCCATTTCCATAATCATCCGCGAAAAGCTAAAAAGCTCTCCGTTTAGCGACCGGTATATTGCCATTATAAAACGCGTAAATGAGAAAAAACAAACAGGAAGAATAATCCTAAACATTCAAAAAGACAGTTTGCATCATGAATTCGAGATTGGAGCGCCTCTATTGATTAAGGACATTTTATCTAAAAACAGACCTCCTACTAATCCGAATCAATTTGATTATAGTAAATATCTCGATAATAAACAGATCTACGCACAACTGTATGCTGATGTTGACGAAATCAAAATTGGAACTGAAGTTGAGAAAAACATATGGTATTATTCTTCTAAATTAAGAACCCGAATTATTCATAATTTAGAAAAAAACAACTTCAACAAAACCGAATTAAATGTCGCCATAGCTTTAATAATGGGACAACAACAAGATATTTCACCAGAAATTATTCGGGATTATCAATATGCTGGAGCCGTACATATCTTATCCGTTTCAGGACTGCACATTGGATTTATTTTGGTTTTTGTAACCTTCCTTTTAAAGCCAATTCCGAATACGAAACGAGGTTCATTTATAAAACTACTCATCATTCTTGCCTCTTTATTCAGTTTCGGAATCATTGCGGGTTTAGCGCCTTCGGTAGTTCGTTCTGTAACGATGTTTTCATTTGTTGCCATTGGAAATCATTTACGAAGAAGCGTCAATATTTACCATACATTAATCGTTTCTATATTACTGATTTTACTTTTTGAACCTTCATTCTTATTCGACGTTGGTTTCCAGTTAAGCTATTTAGCCTTATTTTTTATCATTTGGTTGCAACCGCTGTTATCCTCCTTTTGGCAACCTAAAAACAAAATTTCAAAATACATTTGGGACATTCTTACGGTATCGTTTGCAGCACAAATAGGAACATTACCATTAAGTGTTTACTATTTCCATCAATTTCCAGGTTTATTTTTCGTGACCAATATAATTGTAATTCCATTACTAACCATCATCATGATTTTGGGTGTTTTAGTCATGCTTTTAGCCGCATTCAATGTTATTCCTGTATTCCTTTCACAACTATTGGAATGGAGCATTTATTACTTGAACAGAATCATCAATGCCATTGCATCATTAGAACAATTTATAATCCAAGACATTCCATTGCATTTTTACCTATTAATCAGTAGTTATTTGTTGCTTTTTACTGCAATTATTTGGCTAAAAAAACCCAACTTTAACAAATTAGTACTGGTATTAGTTTCTATAATAATTTTACAAATTTCGTGTTTAGGTATTCAATGGAACACTCAAAACGAACAAGAATGGATTGTTTTTAACATCAAAAGAAATACATTACTTGCAGAACGAAATGGGAAAAATATTACGGTCTACGCCAATGACAGTATTTTGAAAACTGCACAAAAAAATAATGCATTAAAGGCGTATCGAATAGGGAATTTAAGTAGTCTTAGAGAGAAAAAAATACTGCAAAACCTTTTTTATTTTAATGGAAAAAAGATTTTCATTTTAGACAGTTCAGGTATTTTTCCAAAAAACATACATCCGGATATCATTGTACTGACTCAATCTCCCAAAATAAATTTTGAACGCTTGTTGCAAACTATAAAACCAAAGATGGTCGTAGCAGATGCCTCCAATTATAAAACCATTCAAAAACAATGGAAGGCAGCTTGTATCAAACAAAAAATCCCTTTTCACGCTACAAGTGAAAAGGGATTCTATAAATTGAATGACTAA